Proteins encoded together in one Streptomyces sp. NA04227 window:
- a CDS encoding SGNH/GDSL hydrolase family protein produces MARFRTRLALLGSAAALTAVQFSGAQPAAAADYQWVALGDSYTAGVTRAAGDIFEIPRDGCERTDRSYPQVIDRDLGGLFDLTNVSCGAATVENITDAPQNPSGRNLPPLSEDPDYPFPAVPSQSEAVGPDTDVITVGTGGNTLGFADILLKCTELGGESGGKGTPCKDALGSDIQTRLDKVSKEYDRMLAALHERAPKAKILAVGYPTIVPEDTAKCSYGDLTQFGTIAQGDLAWLRTDVLEPLNKAIEKSAGTQETAGFVDLSTSSRNHSVCDDAKWVEGFVTLPDQLSFVHPNALGHRNTADQVEEAMLNLIASS; encoded by the coding sequence GTGGCCCGCTTCCGTACCCGTCTCGCCCTGCTCGGCTCGGCCGCAGCCCTCACCGCCGTCCAGTTCTCCGGCGCCCAGCCCGCCGCTGCCGCGGATTACCAATGGGTCGCCCTGGGCGACTCCTACACCGCCGGAGTCACCCGCGCCGCAGGCGACATCTTCGAAATCCCGCGCGACGGCTGTGAGCGCACCGACCGGTCCTATCCCCAGGTCATCGACCGCGACCTCGGCGGCCTCTTCGACCTGACCAACGTCAGCTGCGGCGCCGCCACCGTCGAGAACATCACCGACGCCCCCCAGAACCCGAGCGGCCGTAACCTGCCGCCCCTCTCCGAGGACCCGGACTACCCCTTCCCCGCGGTTCCCTCACAGTCCGAGGCGGTGGGGCCCGACACGGACGTCATCACCGTCGGCACGGGCGGAAACACCCTCGGCTTCGCCGACATCCTCCTCAAGTGCACGGAACTGGGCGGCGAGAGCGGCGGCAAGGGAACCCCGTGCAAGGACGCCCTGGGCTCCGATATCCAGACCCGGCTGGACAAGGTGAGCAAGGAGTACGACCGCATGCTCGCCGCGCTCCACGAGCGCGCGCCGAAGGCGAAGATCCTGGCCGTCGGCTACCCCACGATCGTCCCCGAGGACACCGCCAAGTGTTCCTACGGCGACCTGACGCAGTTCGGCACGATCGCCCAGGGCGACCTGGCCTGGCTGCGCACCGACGTCCTGGAGCCCCTCAACAAGGCCATCGAGAAGTCGGCCGGCACGCAGGAGACCGCCGGCTTCGTCGACCTCAGCACCTCCTCCCGGAACCACAGCGTCTGCGACGACGCCAAGTGGGTCGAAGGCTTCGTCACCCTCCCCGACCAGCTGTCCTTCGTCCACCCCAACGCCCTCGGCCACCGCAACACCGCCGACCAGGTCGAAGAGGCGATGCTGAACCTCATCGCCTCGAGCTGA